From Oreochromis aureus strain Israel breed Guangdong linkage group 4, ZZ_aureus, whole genome shotgun sequence, a single genomic window includes:
- the hspb9 gene encoding heat shock protein beta-9 translates to MSQHAALTSLFGDDPFFSHEQLLWPLNIEALSSLQRDFFNRRAKIANSLLSQLYDGPQLLNFSQMPLMSNTLKRLSDDEEQQRELSTTETHKEVQPANENNGDLLVTLDARGYAPSDITVKLEGRRLAVVAMKEAGAEESQSCSSSSSCASFCSSASSQAGFAQKIDLPPHLDLSGLSCSLMDNGQLRIHAPVAKEAAGEERQVPIRFRTSLEFPIKKDNTEEEQRD, encoded by the exons ATGTCCCAGCACGCAGCCTTGACCAGCTTGTTTGGCGATGACCCTTTCTTCAGTCATGAGCAGCTGCTGTGGCCGCTCAATATTGAAGCCCTGTCTTCTCTCCAGCGAGACTTCTTCAACCGGAGAGCCAAAATAGCCAACAGCCTCCTGAGCCAGCTCTATGATGGGCCCCAGCTGCTCAACTTCAGCCAGATGCCCCTAATGTCTAACACACTGAAGCG GCTGAGTGATGAtgaagagcagcagagagagctTTCCACTACAGAGACCCACAAGGAAGTACAGCCAGCTAATGAAAACAACGGTGACCTCCTGGTGACACTAGATGCTCGCGGTTATGCCCCCAGTGACATCACTGTCAAGCTGGAAGGCCGGCGTCTGGCGGTCGTTGCCATGAAGGAGGCCGGAGCAGAAGAGAGCCAGTCctgctcctcctcatcctcctgtGCCTCCTTCTGCTCCTCTGCATCTTCTCAGGCAGGGTTCGCCCAGAAGATCGACCTGCCTCCTCACCTGGATCTGTCCGGCCTCTCCTGTTCCCTGATGGATAACGGACAGCTGCGTATCCATGCCCCTGTGGCTAaggaggcagctggagaggAACGCCAGGTACCCATTCGTTTCAGGACATCGCTGGAGTTTCCCATCAAAAAGGACAACACAGAGGAAGAGCAAAGAGACTAG